A genomic segment from Pseudosulfitobacter sp. DSM 107133 encodes:
- a CDS encoding phage portal protein — translation MVLDFFRRGGGQDAPQQKASATGPVVAYQTSGRVAWSPRDTVSLTRTGFSGNPVGFRCVKLIAEAAAALPLVVQDDVQRYDVHPLLQLITRPNAAQGRAELLEALYGQLLLSGNGYVEAVSDGSGAPQELHVLRSDRMSVVPGADGWPVAYEYAVGGRKHRFDASGVPASVCHIKSFHPQDDHYGFSPMQAAAMALDVHNSASRWSKALLDNAARPSGAIVYRGAEGQGSLSSDQYDRLVSEMESHHQGARNAGRPMLLEGGLDWKPMGFSPSDMEFQKTKESAAREIALAFGVPPMLLGIQGDATYANYQEANRAFFRLTVLPLATRVTAALAEWLGQFSGDAVALKPDLDQVPALAAERDAQWARVAGADFLSDAEKRSLLGLPAAQEGDDA, via the coding sequence ATGGTCTTGGATTTCTTTCGACGCGGTGGCGGGCAGGATGCGCCGCAGCAAAAGGCCAGTGCGACAGGGCCTGTGGTGGCCTATCAGACCTCGGGGCGCGTGGCCTGGAGCCCGCGCGATACCGTGTCGCTGACGCGTACGGGTTTCAGCGGCAATCCGGTGGGCTTTCGCTGTGTGAAGCTGATTGCCGAAGCGGCGGCGGCGCTGCCGCTGGTGGTGCAGGACGATGTGCAACGTTATGACGTGCATCCGCTGTTGCAGTTGATCACGCGGCCCAATGCGGCGCAGGGGCGGGCCGAGCTGTTGGAGGCGCTGTACGGGCAGTTGCTGTTGTCGGGCAACGGCTATGTCGAGGCGGTGTCGGATGGCAGCGGCGCGCCGCAGGAACTGCATGTGCTGCGCAGCGACCGCATGAGCGTGGTGCCGGGGGCGGATGGCTGGCCGGTGGCCTATGAATACGCGGTGGGCGGGCGCAAGCACCGGTTTGATGCCAGCGGTGTGCCTGCTTCGGTGTGCCATATCAAAAGCTTTCATCCGCAGGACGACCATTACGGGTTCAGCCCGATGCAGGCGGCGGCGATGGCGCTGGATGTGCACAACAGCGCCAGCCGGTGGTCCAAGGCGTTGCTGGACAATGCGGCGCGGCCCAGCGGGGCGATTGTCTATCGCGGGGCCGAGGGACAGGGCAGCCTGAGTTCGGATCAATACGACCGGCTGGTGAGCGAGATGGAGAGCCACCATCAGGGTGCGCGAAATGCGGGGCGGCCGATGCTGCTGGAAGGTGGGCTGGACTGGAAACCGATGGGGTTTTCACCCAGCGATATGGAATTCCAGAAGACCAAGGAGAGTGCGGCGCGCGAAATTGCGCTGGCCTTTGGGGTGCCGCCGATGCTGCTGGGGATTCAGGGGGATGCGACCTATGCCAACTATCAGGAGGCGAACCGCGCGTTCTTCCGCCTGACCGTGCTGCCGCTGGCGACGCGGGTGACGGCGGCGCTGGCTGAATGGCTGGGGCAGTTCAGCGGCGATGCGGTGGCGTTGAAGCCCGATCTGGATCAGGTGCCGGCACTGGCCGCAGAGCGCGATGCGCAATGGGCGCGGGTCGCGGGGGCGGATTTTTTGAGCGATGCGGAAAAGCGCAGTCTGTTGGGCCTGCCTGCCGCGCAGGAGGGCGACGATGCCTGA
- a CDS encoding HK97 family phage prohead protease, protein MNVDTGLETKFARFGEGLQVQDGAVIEGYASLFGACDQGGDVVAKGAYAASLKALVASGRKVKMLWQHDPSQPIGVWDEVREDATGLWVKGRLLDSVEKGREAASLIAAGAIDGLSIGYRTVRAAKNDKGQRLLTELELWEVSLVTFPMLPSARVAGKAGDMLPDEAAALRGMAAAFEDARTRLMRT, encoded by the coding sequence ATGAACGTGGACACTGGACTGGAGACGAAATTCGCCCGTTTCGGCGAAGGCTTGCAGGTGCAGGACGGGGCGGTGATCGAAGGTTATGCCAGCCTGTTCGGCGCCTGCGATCAGGGCGGCGACGTGGTGGCCAAAGGGGCCTATGCGGCCTCGCTCAAGGCGCTGGTGGCGTCGGGGCGCAAGGTCAAGATGCTGTGGCAGCATGATCCGTCCCAGCCGATCGGCGTGTGGGACGAGGTGCGCGAGGATGCCACGGGTCTGTGGGTCAAGGGGCGGCTGCTGGACAGCGTCGAGAAGGGCCGCGAGGCCGCGTCGCTGATCGCAGCGGGGGCCATTGACGGGCTGAGCATCGGCTATCGCACGGTGCGGGCCGCGAAGAATGACAAGGGCCAGCGGCTCTTGACGGAACTGGAGCTTTGGGAGGTGTCGCTGGTGACATTCCCGATGCTGCCCAGTGCGCGTGTGGCAGGCAAAGCGGGCGACATGCTGCCTGACGAGGCTGCGGCACTGCGCGGAATGGCGGCGGCCTTTGAGGACGCGCGCACGAGGTTGATGCGCACGTAA
- a CDS encoding phage major capsid protein yields MSKTEIKAPTGEDLSPVQEVTQAVNGFVSDFKGFQAEIETKLQQTEERLTMLDRKQMTPARTPLAGAVDTGAPHQKAFNAYLRSGDDDGLRGLEMEVKSLSTAVNSDGGYLVDPQTADTVKSVLNATASVRSIASVVNVEATTFDVLVDHTDVGAGWATETGAVAETDTPQIDRITIPLHELSALPKASQRLLDDSAFDIEGWLAGRIADKFSRAEAAAFVNGDGVDKPKGFLAHPTVANGSWSWGNIGYTATGIDGDVEPDAIIDLVYALGAQYRAGASFVMNSKTVGIVRKLKDNDGRFHWSDGLGAGQPATLLGYPVLVAEDMPDADSNGFAIAFGNFTAGYTIAERPDLRVLRDPFSAKPHVLFYATKRVGGDVSDFAAIKLLKFAVS; encoded by the coding sequence ATGAGCAAGACCGAGATCAAGGCTCCGACCGGGGAAGATCTGTCTCCGGTTCAGGAAGTCACCCAAGCCGTTAACGGCTTTGTCAGCGACTTCAAGGGCTTTCAGGCCGAAATTGAAACGAAACTTCAACAAACAGAAGAGCGACTGACCATGCTGGACCGGAAACAAATGACACCTGCGCGCACCCCTTTGGCGGGCGCTGTGGACACGGGCGCGCCCCATCAGAAGGCGTTCAACGCCTATCTGCGTTCGGGCGATGACGATGGCCTGCGCGGGCTGGAGATGGAGGTGAAATCGCTGTCGACGGCGGTGAACAGTGACGGCGGTTACCTGGTGGACCCGCAGACGGCGGACACGGTGAAATCGGTGCTGAATGCCACTGCCTCTGTGCGCTCGATTGCGTCGGTTGTGAACGTCGAGGCGACCACGTTTGACGTGCTGGTGGACCATACGGATGTGGGGGCTGGCTGGGCCACGGAAACGGGTGCAGTGGCGGAAACCGATACGCCGCAGATCGACCGGATCACCATCCCGTTGCACGAGCTGTCGGCGCTGCCCAAGGCGTCGCAGCGGCTGCTGGATGACAGTGCCTTTGACATCGAAGGCTGGTTGGCCGGGCGCATTGCGGACAAGTTTTCGCGCGCCGAGGCGGCGGCTTTTGTCAACGGCGACGGGGTGGACAAGCCCAAGGGGTTCCTGGCGCATCCGACGGTTGCAAACGGCAGCTGGTCATGGGGCAATATCGGCTACACGGCGACGGGCATTGACGGAGACGTGGAGCCTGATGCAATCATCGACCTGGTCTATGCGCTGGGTGCGCAATACCGCGCCGGTGCGAGCTTTGTGATGAACTCCAAGACCGTGGGCATCGTGCGCAAGCTCAAGGACAACGACGGGCGGTTCCATTGGTCTGACGGTCTGGGTGCAGGCCAGCCTGCGACGCTGCTGGGCTATCCGGTGCTGGTGGCCGAGGACATGCCCGATGCCGACAGCAACGGCTTTGCGATTGCCTTTGGCAACTTTACCGCGGGTTACACCATTGCCGAACGCCCCGACCTGCGCGTGCTGCGTGATCCGTTCAGCGCCAAGCCGCATGTGCTGTTCTACGCGACCAAGCGTGTGGGCGGCGATGTGAGTGATTTCGCGGCGATCAAGCTGTTGAAATTCGCCGTCTCTTAA
- a CDS encoding head-tail connector protein yields the protein MMLIEETTVPDAGLPVDEFKAHLRLGTGFGAGSLQDEVLISFLRAAMAAVEARTGKILLQRGFSWSLTRWRDPDAAALPVAPVVAVSSVEIVDRLGARSAVPATQYWLEQDGQRPQLRPVGAVLPAIPAAGSVVIGFDAGYSATWAEVPSDLRQAVLLLAAHYYEFRSETTLSEGCMPFGVSSLIERYRMFRVWSGGAA from the coding sequence ATGATGTTGATCGAAGAGACCACGGTGCCTGACGCGGGCCTGCCGGTGGACGAATTCAAGGCGCATTTGCGTCTGGGCACCGGATTTGGCGCGGGATCGCTGCAAGACGAGGTGTTGATAAGCTTCTTGCGGGCGGCGATGGCGGCGGTTGAGGCGCGCACGGGTAAGATCCTGTTGCAGCGTGGTTTCAGCTGGTCGCTGACCCGCTGGCGTGACCCTGATGCGGCGGCGCTGCCGGTGGCGCCGGTGGTGGCGGTGAGCAGTGTCGAGATTGTCGACCGGTTGGGCGCGCGCAGTGCAGTGCCTGCAACGCAATACTGGCTGGAGCAGGACGGGCAGCGCCCGCAGTTGCGCCCGGTGGGGGCGGTGCTGCCTGCCATCCCTGCGGCTGGATCTGTCGTGATCGGGTTTGATGCGGGATACAGCGCGACATGGGCCGAGGTGCCGTCGGATCTGCGTCAGGCGGTGTTGCTGCTGGCGGCGCATTACTACGAGTTCCGCAGTGAAACCACGCTGAGCGAGGGCTGCATGCCCTTTGGTGTCAGCAGCCTGATCGAGCGCTATCGCATGTTCCGCGTCTGGTCCGGGGGCGCGGCATGA
- a CDS encoding head-tail adaptor protein, giving the protein MKRPRLSHRLSLEAPVRVSDGSGGYAQSWTVLGVLWAQVLPRTGREAAAGPAPVSKVAYRIIVRGAPVGHPERPAAEQRFRDGARVFRITAVAEHDPEGRYLTCFADEEVAT; this is encoded by the coding sequence ATGAAGCGGCCGCGTCTGAGCCATAGGCTGAGCCTGGAGGCCCCTGTGCGGGTGTCTGACGGGTCGGGGGGATATGCGCAAAGCTGGACCGTGCTGGGTGTTTTGTGGGCACAGGTATTGCCGCGCACGGGGCGCGAGGCGGCAGCGGGACCGGCGCCGGTGTCGAAGGTGGCATACCGGATCATCGTGCGTGGTGCGCCTGTCGGCCATCCTGAACGGCCCGCAGCCGAGCAACGGTTTCGGGATGGCGCGCGGGTGTTTCGCATCACGGCGGTGGCCGAACACGACCCCGAGGGCCGCTATCTGACCTGTTTCGCAGATGAGGAGGTGGCGACATGA
- a CDS encoding DUF3168 domain-containing protein — translation MSYGVSAALQSAIYGALSGATAVTDLVGSDIYDAVPTGTVPSLYVSIGAETAQAANDKTGDGAVHDIRIAVVTDVQGFAAAKAVGVAISDTLHDADLTLTRGRLIYLNFDRAVADRSDGGAGRTITLRFKARVEDD, via the coding sequence ATGAGCTATGGCGTTTCCGCAGCGCTGCAAAGCGCGATTTACGGGGCTTTGAGCGGGGCCACGGCTGTGACCGATCTGGTGGGGTCGGACATATATGATGCGGTGCCAACCGGCACGGTTCCGTCGCTGTATGTCAGCATTGGCGCCGAAACCGCACAGGCAGCCAATGACAAGACCGGCGACGGCGCGGTCCATGACATCCGCATTGCGGTGGTCACGGACGTGCAGGGATTTGCCGCTGCCAAGGCTGTGGGCGTCGCCATCAGCGACACCCTGCACGACGCCGATCTGACGCTGACGCGGGGACGGCTGATTTACCTGAATTTCGACCGCGCGGTGGCGGACCGCAGCGACGGCGGTGCCGGGCGCACCATTACGCTGCGGTTCAAGGCTCGTGTCGAGGATGATTAA